The region ATAGTGGTATCGACGTTCGTCCTATTGTTATTGAAAATGGTAGCGATGATGAAACGGCCAGAAGGGCTATGAAGATGGGCGCAACAGTGCTCCATAGCGACATGCCTTTTAAACTTGCCGCTCTTCAAGAGGGTGTTCAGATGCTTGACGATCAAGATAGGATTTATGATAAGCCATTACTATTTACTGATGCCGATACTCTTGTAGGTAGAAATTGGTCAGAAACTATGGCGAATGCAGCGCTCACTCCTAATGAAAAGTTATCTCGAGTTGTCTGTGGGTCTGCCATCATATGGAATGGTCCAAGTATGGCCATAGATACACTTCGCACAGCCAATGCCATAGTTAAAGATACATTATCTTCACTACGAGGCACTGAACCCATTGGCCGCGGTCATAACATGGCTATTAACTTTGCCAACGAAGACGCTATTGACATGTATGCTAACCTTGACCCTACGTTATTTATCGCCGAAGAACAGGCGATCATGGATGCGATTAAGCGAACTGGCGGGGAAGTCGTTCAGTCATTAGGCCTGAAATCGATCGTTCTTACTAGGGGTGATCGTTTCGAAACCCTAAGAGATTGCTTTGGGGTAAAAGGTGATACAACCAGGGAAAATCGGAAACAACTTTATCCTGAATACGACGGTATTACACCCTACACGTCCCTAGAGTAAATATAAAAGCTCATGCAGAACCCCGCTCCAACCGGAGACGGGGTTTTCGTCTGCGACAG is a window of Candidatus Saccharimonadales bacterium DNA encoding:
- a CDS encoding glycosyltransferase family A protein, with protein sequence MISVSRANFLRTTPSEELVSEFSNYTSHQFSNEGVPVLIAARNEQEDLPATLISLAYSGIDVRPIVIENGSDDETARRAMKMGATVLHSDMPFKLAALQEGVQMLDDQDRIYDKPLLFTDADTLVGRNWSETMANAALTPNEKLSRVVCGSAIIWNGPSMAIDTLRTANAIVKDTLSSLRGTEPIGRGHNMAINFANEDAIDMYANLDPTLFIAEEQAIMDAIKRTGGEVVQSLGLKSIVLTRGDRFETLRDCFGVKGDTTRENRKQLYPEYDGITPYTSLE